In Mixta intestinalis, the following are encoded in one genomic region:
- the mutS gene encoding DNA mismatch repair protein MutS has translation MSTIENKNLDSHTPMMQQYLRLKAQHPDILLFYRMGDFYELFYDDAKRASQLLDISLTKRGASAGEPIPMAGVPYHAVENYLARLVQLGESVAICEQIGDPAQSKGPVERKVVRIVTPGTISDEALLNERQDNLLAAIWQDSRGFGYATLDISSGRFRLTEPADREAMAAELQRTNPAELLYPEDFAAMDLIENRRGMRRRPLWEYELDTARQQLNLQFGTRDLSGFGVENAHLALRAAGCLLQYVKDTQRTSLPHIRSLTMERQQDSIIMDAATRRNLEITQNLAGGVDNTLAAVLDKTVTPMGSRMLKRWLHTPVRDSKVITQRQESIAALQDLSGDLQPVLRQVGDLERILARLALRTARPRDLARMRHAFQQLPELHALLENSDAGHLPVLREQMGRFDELRDLLERAVIEAPPVLVRDGGVIAPGYNAELDEWRALADGATDYLDRLEIREREKLGLDTLKVGFNAVHGYYIQVSRGQSHLVPMHYVRRQTLKNAERYIIPELKEYEDKVLTSKGKALALEKALYDELFDLLLPHLEALLQSAAALAELDVLTNLAERAWTLNYTRPTLSDKPGVKLVGGRHPVVEQVLKEPFIANPLSLSPQRRMLVITGPNMGGKSTYMRQTALIVLLACIGSFVPAEQATIGPVDRIFTRVGAADDLASGRSTFMVEMTETANILHNATEQSLVLMDEIGRGTSTYDGLSLAWACAESLASRIKAMTLFATHYFELTTLAEKMEGVANVHLDAVEHGDTIAFMHSVQEGAASKSYGLAVAALAGVPKEVIKRARQKLKELEALSGSAATSNADGPQLPLLVEETSPAVEALDPDTLSPRQALEWIYRLKSLL, from the coding sequence ATGTCAACCATTGAGAATAAAAATCTGGATTCGCACACTCCCATGATGCAGCAATATCTGCGTCTGAAGGCGCAGCATCCTGACATCCTGCTGTTCTATCGCATGGGTGATTTCTACGAACTATTCTACGATGATGCCAAACGCGCTTCGCAGCTGCTGGATATCTCCCTGACCAAGCGCGGAGCCTCCGCCGGTGAGCCAATCCCCATGGCGGGCGTGCCCTATCATGCGGTAGAAAACTATCTGGCGAGGCTGGTACAGCTGGGCGAATCGGTGGCTATCTGTGAACAAATTGGCGATCCGGCTCAGAGCAAAGGTCCGGTAGAGCGCAAAGTGGTACGTATCGTTACGCCAGGTACTATTAGTGATGAAGCGCTGCTTAATGAGCGCCAGGATAATCTGCTGGCGGCGATCTGGCAGGATTCACGCGGCTTCGGCTACGCAACGCTGGATATCAGCTCCGGGCGCTTCCGTCTTACCGAGCCAGCCGATCGCGAAGCGATGGCAGCTGAGCTGCAACGCACCAATCCCGCAGAGCTGCTCTACCCTGAAGATTTCGCCGCGATGGATCTCATTGAAAACCGTCGTGGTATGCGTCGTCGCCCGCTATGGGAATATGAACTGGATACCGCTCGTCAGCAGCTTAACCTGCAATTCGGCACGCGCGATCTTAGCGGCTTCGGCGTTGAAAACGCGCATCTGGCGCTACGTGCTGCCGGTTGCCTGCTGCAATATGTTAAAGACACGCAGCGCACCTCCCTGCCCCATATTCGTTCCCTGACCATGGAACGCCAGCAGGACAGCATCATTATGGATGCGGCTACACGCCGTAACCTGGAGATCACGCAAAATCTGGCGGGAGGCGTGGATAACACCCTGGCGGCGGTGCTGGATAAAACGGTCACGCCGATGGGCAGCCGTATGTTGAAACGCTGGCTGCATACGCCCGTGAGGGATAGCAAAGTCATAACCCAACGTCAGGAGAGCATCGCTGCGTTACAGGATTTAAGCGGCGATCTACAGCCGGTACTGCGTCAGGTCGGTGACCTGGAACGTATTCTGGCGCGTCTGGCGCTGCGTACTGCTCGTCCTCGCGATCTGGCGCGTATGCGCCACGCTTTCCAGCAGCTCCCTGAACTGCATGCGCTACTGGAAAATAGCGACGCGGGACATCTGCCTGTGTTGCGTGAGCAGATGGGCCGATTTGATGAGCTGCGCGATTTGCTGGAACGGGCGGTAATTGAGGCACCGCCGGTACTGGTTCGTGACGGCGGCGTGATTGCGCCGGGGTATAACGCCGAACTGGATGAATGGCGCGCGCTTGCCGATGGCGCAACCGACTATCTCGATCGGCTGGAGATTCGTGAACGTGAGAAGCTGGGGCTGGATACGCTGAAAGTTGGCTTTAACGCGGTGCATGGCTATTACATTCAGGTCAGCCGCGGACAGAGCCATCTGGTGCCGATGCATTATGTACGCCGTCAGACGCTGAAAAACGCCGAACGCTATATTATCCCTGAGCTGAAAGAGTACGAAGATAAAGTACTTACTTCTAAGGGCAAAGCGCTGGCGCTGGAGAAAGCGCTCTACGATGAGCTGTTCGATCTGCTGCTGCCGCATCTGGAAGCGCTGCTGCAAAGCGCGGCGGCGCTGGCGGAACTGGATGTATTAACCAACCTGGCGGAGCGCGCCTGGACCTTAAACTATACGCGCCCCACCTTAAGCGATAAGCCTGGCGTTAAACTGGTCGGCGGACGTCACCCGGTCGTCGAACAGGTATTAAAAGAGCCGTTTATCGCCAACCCGCTTTCGCTCTCTCCACAGCGCCGTATGCTGGTTATTACCGGGCCAAATATGGGCGGTAAAAGTACCTACATGCGCCAGACGGCGCTGATTGTGCTGCTGGCCTGCATCGGCAGTTTCGTTCCCGCCGAGCAGGCGACTATCGGGCCGGTCGATCGCATCTTTACCCGCGTCGGCGCGGCGGACGATCTCGCTTCCGGACGATCCACCTTTATGGTGGAAATGACCGAAACCGCCAATATCCTGCATAACGCAACGGAGCAGAGCCTGGTATTGATGGATGAGATCGGACGCGGCACCTCTACCTACGATGGCCTGTCGCTGGCCTGGGCCTGCGCCGAAAGCCTCGCCAGCCGTATCAAAGCGATGACGCTGTTCGCCACGCACTATTTTGAGCTGACCACGCTGGCAGAGAAAATGGAAGGCGTTGCTAACGTGCACCTGGACGCGGTAGAGCATGGCGACACCATCGCCTTTATGCACAGCGTACAGGAAGGAGCCGCCAGCAAAAGCTACGGTCTGGCGGTCGCCGCGCTGGCTGGGGTACCGAAAGAAGTGATTAAACGCGCACGTCAGAAGCTAAAAGAACTGGAAGCGCTCTCAGGCAGCGCGGCGACCAGCAATGCCGACGGCCCGCAGCTTCCTCTGCTGGTGGAAGAAACCTCACCAGCCGTCGAAGCGCTGGATCCCGATACGCTTTCGCCGCGTCAGGCGCTGGAGTGGATTTACCGGCTGAAGTCGTTGCTCTAA
- the rpoS gene encoding RNA polymerase sigma factor RpoS has product MSQNTLKVNELHEDAEFDENGAEIFDEKALVENEPGDNELAEEELLSQGATQRVLDATQLYLGEIGYSPLLTAEEEVFFARRALKGDVPSRRRMIESNLRLVVKIARRYSNRGLALLDLIEEGNLGLIRAVEKFDPERGFRFSTYATWWIRQTIERAIMNQTRTIRLPIHIVKELNVYLRTARELSHKLDHEPSAEEIAEQLDKPVDDVSRMLRLNERITSVDTPLGGDSEKALLDILADEKDNGPEDTTQDDDMKQSIVKWLFELNAKQREVLARRFGLLGYEAATLEDVGREIGLTRERVRQIQVEGLRRLREILQAQGLSIEALFRE; this is encoded by the coding sequence ATGAGCCAGAATACGCTGAAAGTTAACGAGTTACACGAAGATGCGGAATTCGACGAGAACGGAGCTGAGATTTTTGACGAGAAGGCTCTTGTTGAAAATGAACCTGGTGATAATGAACTGGCTGAAGAAGAGTTGTTGTCACAGGGTGCGACGCAACGCGTTTTAGATGCGACGCAGCTGTATCTTGGCGAGATTGGTTATTCACCGCTGTTAACGGCAGAGGAAGAAGTTTTCTTTGCTCGCCGTGCGCTGAAAGGGGATGTACCTTCTCGTCGCCGTATGATCGAAAGTAACTTGCGACTGGTGGTGAAGATTGCTCGTCGTTACAGCAATCGTGGTCTGGCGCTATTGGACCTGATTGAAGAGGGCAACCTTGGCTTAATTCGTGCCGTTGAGAAATTCGACCCGGAACGCGGGTTCCGTTTTTCAACATACGCCACGTGGTGGATTCGTCAGACGATTGAACGGGCAATTATGAACCAAACCCGTACCATCCGTCTGCCGATTCACATTGTTAAGGAGTTGAACGTTTATCTGCGTACCGCACGTGAACTGTCGCACAAGCTCGATCATGAGCCGAGTGCGGAAGAGATCGCCGAGCAGCTGGATAAACCGGTTGATGACGTAAGCCGTATGTTACGTCTCAACGAGCGCATTACCTCAGTTGATACGCCTTTGGGCGGTGATTCTGAGAAAGCGCTGCTGGATATCCTGGCCGATGAGAAAGACAACGGCCCGGAAGACACCACTCAGGACGATGATATGAAACAGAGCATCGTCAAGTGGCTGTTTGAACTGAACGCCAAGCAGCGCGAAGTGCTGGCGCGTCGTTTCGGCCTGCTGGGCTATGAAGCGGCAACGCTTGAGGATGTGGGCCGCGAAATCGGTCTGACCCGCGAGCGTGTACGTCAGATTCAGGTTGAAGGCCTGCGTCGTCTGCGTGAAATCTTGCAGGCACAGGGTCTGAGCATTGAAGCACTGTTCCGTGAGTAA
- the nlpD gene encoding murein hydrolase activator NlpD, translated as MSTGSPLFTLSRIAAVSLVGFWLAGCTSDDNTQAPISTVGSRSQASSNTVPSGGMLNGSVPSRPVLASGNNSNNANVITQNGRIIYNRSYENIPKGSYSGDTYTVKRGDTLFYIAWITGNDFRDLAQRNNIAAPYSLNVGQTLQVGNGSGSPITGGNAITVADATQGGVPNSPGSSQIKSPTVAQQPVITYSDDSGKSGGGKMLPSTGATTVATTTAPVTAPPTVSSTTSSSTPVAGWRWPTDGKIIDNFSAAEGGNKGIDIAGSRGQPVVSTASGRVVYAGNALRGYGNLIIIKHNDDYLSAYAHNDTMLVREQQEVKAGQKIATMGSTGTSSVRLHFEIRYKGKSVNPLRYLPQR; from the coding sequence ATGAGCACGGGAAGCCCACTTTTTACATTGAGCCGTATTGCGGCTGTTTCACTGGTTGGATTTTGGCTGGCGGGCTGTACTTCTGATGATAACACTCAAGCCCCGATTAGTACGGTTGGCAGCCGTTCGCAGGCGAGTAGCAATACCGTCCCATCCGGCGGCATGCTGAACGGCTCAGTACCATCCAGACCTGTATTAGCCTCCGGTAATAACAGCAATAACGCTAATGTAATTACGCAAAACGGTCGCATTATCTATAACCGTAGTTATGAGAATATTCCCAAAGGCAGTTACAGCGGTGATACTTATACAGTAAAACGCGGCGATACTCTGTTTTATATTGCCTGGATTACCGGCAATGATTTCCGCGATTTAGCGCAGAGAAATAATATCGCCGCACCTTACAGCCTTAACGTAGGTCAGACTTTACAGGTGGGCAACGGTTCCGGCTCGCCAATTACTGGCGGAAATGCCATTACCGTAGCGGATGCTACCCAGGGCGGTGTTCCGAATTCTCCTGGTTCTTCACAAATAAAATCTCCTACAGTTGCGCAGCAACCTGTTATTACGTATTCTGATGATTCAGGAAAATCAGGCGGGGGCAAAATGCTGCCTTCAACGGGGGCTACAACTGTTGCAACGACGACAGCCCCGGTTACCGCACCACCGACAGTAAGCAGTACGACATCCAGTTCCACTCCGGTGGCGGGTTGGCGTTGGCCTACTGACGGTAAGATTATTGATAACTTCTCTGCCGCCGAAGGCGGTAATAAAGGTATTGATATCGCCGGTTCACGTGGACAACCTGTGGTTTCTACGGCGTCCGGGCGCGTAGTGTATGCAGGTAATGCGCTGCGTGGTTACGGTAACCTGATTATCATCAAACACAATGATGACTACCTGAGTGCCTACGCCCATAACGACACAATGCTGGTCCGGGAACAACAAGAAGTTAAGGCGGGGCAGAAGATAGCTACCATGGGTAGCACCGGAACCAGTTCAGTTAGATTGCATTTTGAAATTCGTTACAAGGGGAAATCCGTCAACCCGTTGCGTTATTTACCGCAGCGATAA
- a CDS encoding protein-L-isoaspartate(D-aspartate) O-methyltransferase, which produces MVSKRIEALLEQLRQQGIEDELLLKAIGEVPRERFVDEALEHKAWENMSLPIGSGQTISQPYMVAKMTSLLELKPASRVLEIGTGSGYQTAILAHLVDHVCSVERIKGLQWQAKRRLKLLDLHNVSTRHGDGWEGWPARAPFDAIIVTAAPPEIPTALMSQLDDGGIMVLPVGEELQQLKRIRRKGGEFIADTIEPVRFVPLVKGDLA; this is translated from the coding sequence ATGGTAAGCAAACGCATCGAAGCCCTGTTAGAGCAGCTGCGCCAGCAGGGCATTGAGGATGAGCTGTTGCTCAAAGCTATCGGTGAAGTGCCGCGCGAGCGCTTTGTTGATGAGGCGCTGGAGCATAAGGCGTGGGAGAATATGTCGCTGCCTATCGGCTCAGGGCAGACAATTTCGCAGCCCTATATGGTGGCGAAAATGACTTCCCTGCTGGAGCTGAAGCCTGCATCACGCGTGCTGGAGATCGGGACCGGATCCGGTTATCAGACGGCGATTCTTGCGCATTTGGTTGATCATGTCTGTTCCGTTGAGCGCATCAAGGGGTTGCAGTGGCAGGCAAAACGCCGCCTGAAGCTGCTTGATCTGCACAACGTTTCTACACGTCATGGCGATGGCTGGGAGGGATGGCCCGCCCGCGCGCCTTTTGACGCTATTATTGTTACCGCGGCACCGCCGGAGATCCCAACGGCCCTGATGTCACAGCTGGATGACGGCGGCATTATGGTTCTGCCGGTAGGGGAGGAACTTCAGCAGCTTAAACGCATTCGGCGTAAAGGCGGCGAGTTTATCGCTGATACCATCGAGCCGGTGCGTTTTGTGCCGCTGGTAAAAGGCGATTTAGCCTGA
- the surE gene encoding 5'/3'-nucleotidase SurE: MRILLSNDDGIHAPGIQVLAKALREFADVQIVAPDRNRSGASNSLTLETPLRTFDYPNGDIAVQMGTPTDCVYLGVNALMRPRPDIVVSGINAGPNLGDDVIYSGTVAAAMEGRHLGLPALAVSLDGQQHYETAAAVTCAILRGLEREPLRTGRILNINVPDLPLEQIKGIRVTRCGSRHPADKVIPQQDPRGNTLYWIGPPGDKHDAGPDTDFAAVDEGYVSVTALHVDLTAHPAQEVVAGWLVKAGVEALW; the protein is encoded by the coding sequence ATGCGGATATTGCTGAGTAACGATGACGGAATTCATGCGCCAGGTATTCAGGTGCTGGCAAAAGCGCTGCGCGAATTTGCCGATGTGCAAATCGTCGCTCCCGATCGTAACCGAAGCGGTGCTTCTAACTCACTGACGCTGGAAACGCCTCTGCGCACGTTCGATTACCCCAACGGGGACATTGCGGTGCAGATGGGTACGCCGACCGATTGTGTCTATCTCGGTGTGAATGCGCTTATGCGTCCGAGGCCCGATATTGTGGTCTCTGGTATAAACGCCGGACCTAATCTTGGCGACGATGTTATCTATTCCGGGACGGTAGCGGCGGCGATGGAAGGACGTCACCTTGGTTTGCCTGCGCTGGCGGTATCTCTGGATGGGCAGCAGCATTATGAAACGGCCGCTGCCGTTACCTGTGCCATTTTGCGCGGGCTGGAGCGTGAGCCGCTGCGCACCGGACGCATTCTTAATATCAACGTTCCCGATCTGCCGCTTGAGCAGATTAAAGGTATTCGCGTTACCCGCTGCGGCAGCCGTCATCCTGCTGATAAAGTCATTCCGCAGCAGGACCCGCGCGGCAATACGCTTTACTGGATTGGTCCGCCGGGCGATAAGCATGACGCCGGGCCAGATACCGATTTTGCCGCAGTGGATGAAGGCTATGTTTCGGTTACCGCTCTGCATGTTGACCTGACCGCGCATCCGGCGCAGGAGGTCGTTGCCGGTTGGTTAGTTAAAGCCGGAGTCGAGGCGCTATGGTAA
- the truD gene encoding tRNA pseudouridine(13) synthase TruD yields the protein MALPEWRWLYGKPEIQGQLKASPEDFVVIEDLGYQADGEGEHLLVRLRKTGCNTRFVADALAKFAGIPPREVSFAGMKDRHAVTEQTFCLRLPGKETPDFFTFSLEGCEILQQARHKRKLRTGALAGNAFQLVLRHISDRAALEERLQRIASGGVPNYFGQQRFGIQGNNLEQAKRWASDAIRIRERSKRSFLLSAARSALFNQVVSDRLGQQGSLTQALPGDALQLTGRGSWFVAAEEELPQLQQRIDNNELRITAPLPGRGEWGSRDAALAVEQQSLADGADLIALLERERVEAARRAMLVIPRDMRWSWRDDATLELSFWLPAGSFATSIVRELFEQEGNDADIAE from the coding sequence ATGGCATTACCAGAATGGCGGTGGCTGTACGGCAAACCGGAAATTCAGGGGCAGCTTAAGGCCAGTCCGGAAGATTTTGTGGTAATCGAAGATTTAGGCTACCAGGCCGATGGTGAGGGTGAACATCTGCTGGTACGCCTGCGTAAAACCGGCTGCAATACCCGTTTTGTCGCGGATGCGCTGGCGAAATTCGCCGGTATTCCGCCGCGCGAGGTGAGCTTTGCCGGGATGAAAGATCGTCACGCGGTAACCGAACAGACGTTCTGCCTGCGTCTGCCGGGTAAAGAGACGCCAGATTTTTTCACTTTTTCACTCGAAGGCTGTGAAATTTTGCAGCAGGCTCGTCACAAGCGTAAGCTGCGCACCGGCGCGCTGGCGGGGAACGCTTTCCAGCTGGTTCTGCGTCACATCAGCGATCGCGCCGCGCTGGAGGAGCGTCTGCAACGTATTGCCAGCGGCGGCGTGCCGAACTATTTCGGTCAGCAACGCTTTGGTATTCAGGGCAATAACCTTGAGCAGGCTAAACGCTGGGCGAGCGATGCGATTCGCATTCGTGAACGCAGCAAGCGTAGTTTTCTGCTCTCCGCCGCCCGCAGCGCGCTGTTCAACCAGGTTGTCAGCGATCGGCTGGGGCAGCAGGGGAGCTTAACGCAGGCGCTACCCGGCGATGCGCTACAGCTTACCGGACGCGGCAGTTGGTTTGTGGCAGCAGAAGAGGAGCTGCCGCAGTTGCAGCAGCGTATCGATAATAATGAGCTGCGTATTACCGCACCGCTGCCCGGTCGTGGAGAGTGGGGAAGCCGGGATGCCGCGCTGGCCGTGGAACAGCAGAGTCTGGCAGACGGCGCGGATTTAATCGCCCTGTTGGAGCGCGAGCGCGTAGAGGCCGCCCGGCGGGCAATGTTAGTGATTCCGCGTGATATGCGCTGGAGCTGGCGCGATGACGCCACGCTGGAACTGAGCTTCTGGCTACCGGCAGGCAGCTTCGCCACCAGCATTGTCCGGGAGCTTTTCGAACAGGAAGGTAACGATGCGGATATTGCTGAGTAA